CGGTGTGTCACGGACGACGAGCGGGCACCGGTCGACCAGGGTCAATTCCGGCGCGTACTGGGCACGTTCGCGACCGGCGTGACCGTGATCACCGCCCCCGCGGCCACCGGTGAACCCGGCCCCGCCGGCTTCGCCTGCCAGTCCTTCTCCGCCCTCTCCCTCGACCCGCCCCTCGTCGTCTTCATGGTCGGCCGTACGTCGACGACCTGGCCGCGCATCGCCCGCGCCGGCGTCTTCTGCGTCAACGTACTCGCCGCCCACCAGGGCGAGTTGTGCCGCGGCTTCGCGGCGAGCGGCACGGACAAGTTCGC
The nucleotide sequence above comes from Streptomyces sp. N50. Encoded proteins:
- a CDS encoding flavin reductase family protein, whose translation is MGHAGAAAAAVRYLRSAGSAPAAQPVEALPRPELRCVTDDERAPVDQGQFRRVLGTFATGVTVITAPAATGEPGPAGFACQSFSALSLDPPLVVFMVGRTSTTWPRIARAGVFCVNVLAAHQGELCRGFAASGTDKFAGVPYDASPVSGSPRLTDAAAWIDCTIHAVHTGGDHLIVVGRVDGLGTDEGAGAPLLFHRGRFL